A genomic stretch from Armatimonadota bacterium includes:
- a CDS encoding sialate O-acetylesterase has product MRRVLLLYFVALLPLLSTLPGAADVRLPAILGDNMVLQRDLPIRLWGWADPGEVISVSLNGCAAQVTTAADGTWKTSLAAMKAGGPYTLTFAGKSTIALKNIMIGEVWVCSGQSNMAWVVRNSTNNVAEELEADHPNLRLFTVSRVTSDKPLDDVKGRWDVCTPETVPGFSAVAYFFGRDLHKALGVPVGLINTSWGGTPAEAWTSLPALQAVPELKPILDRWDAMLANYPAALEKYNKETIPAWEKAAADAKAQGKAAPRKPTPPMGADSPHRPANLYNAMIAPLLNYGIRGAIWYQGESNAGRAYQYRTLFAEMIKNWRADWGIGDFPFGFVQLANYMAVEPQPANSAWAELREAQTMALSLPNTGMAVTIEIGEANDIHPKNKQDVGKRLSMWALGAVYGKDVAFSSPLYDSMSVEGDKIRIRFKYAFNGLMTPACAPVNGFAIAGEDRKFYWADAVIEGDTVVVSSKTVPKPVAVRYGWGNNPVCNLYSGAGLPASPFRTDDWPGVTINNK; this is encoded by the coding sequence ATGCGACGCGTATTGTTGCTGTATTTCGTGGCACTTCTACCGTTGCTTTCGACACTGCCGGGGGCGGCTGATGTCAGGCTCCCGGCCATCCTTGGTGACAACATGGTCCTTCAGCGGGATCTGCCCATCCGCCTGTGGGGTTGGGCCGATCCGGGGGAGGTCATCTCTGTCTCTTTGAACGGCTGCGCTGCCCAGGTCACGACTGCCGCCGATGGCACCTGGAAGACCAGTCTTGCAGCGATGAAGGCCGGAGGTCCGTACACACTGACGTTCGCGGGCAAGAGCACCATCGCCCTGAAGAACATCATGATCGGCGAGGTCTGGGTCTGTTCGGGGCAGTCGAACATGGCTTGGGTCGTGCGCAACAGCACCAATAACGTGGCCGAAGAACTGGAGGCCGACCATCCCAACCTTCGGCTCTTTACCGTGAGCCGGGTCACCTCCGACAAGCCGCTGGATGACGTCAAGGGCCGCTGGGATGTGTGCACTCCCGAGACCGTGCCGGGGTTCTCGGCGGTGGCGTACTTCTTTGGCCGCGACCTGCACAAAGCCCTCGGCGTGCCCGTGGGACTGATCAACACTTCCTGGGGTGGCACTCCTGCGGAAGCGTGGACCAGCCTGCCCGCGCTCCAGGCCGTCCCGGAATTGAAGCCGATTCTCGACCGCTGGGATGCCATGCTCGCGAACTACCCGGCGGCATTGGAGAAGTACAACAAGGAGACCATCCCCGCCTGGGAAAAGGCCGCTGCCGATGCGAAAGCTCAAGGCAAGGCCGCACCTCGCAAGCCCACCCCTCCCATGGGGGCCGACAGCCCCCACCGTCCCGCGAATCTATACAATGCCATGATCGCGCCGCTGCTGAACTACGGTATCCGCGGGGCCATCTGGTACCAGGGCGAGTCCAACGCAGGGCGGGCCTACCAGTACCGCACGCTCTTCGCGGAGATGATCAAGAACTGGCGGGCTGACTGGGGGATCGGAGACTTCCCCTTCGGCTTCGTTCAGCTTGCCAATTACATGGCCGTGGAGCCCCAGCCGGCCAACAGCGCCTGGGCGGAGCTTCGCGAAGCCCAGACTATGGCCTTGAGCTTGCCGAACACCGGCATGGCGGTGACCATCGAGATCGGCGAAGCCAATGATATCCACCCCAAGAATAAGCAGGACGTGGGCAAGCGCCTGAGCATGTGGGCCCTGGGCGCCGTCTATGGGAAGGACGTGGCCTTCTCCAGCCCCCTGTACGACTCCATGAGCGTGGAGGGCGACAAGATCCGCATACGCTTCAAATACGCTTTCAATGGCCTGATGACCCCCGCCTGTGCGCCGGTCAACGGGTTCGCCATTGCCGGAGAGGACCGGAAGTTCTATTGGGCTGACGCAGTTATCGAGGGTGATACGGTGGTTGTCTCCTCGAAGACCGTACCGAAGCCGGTCGCCGTGCGCTACGGTTGGGGGAATAACCCTGTCTGCAACCTGTACAGTGGCGCGGGCCTGCCCGCATCGCCATTCAGGACAGACGACTGGCCCGGTGTGACCATCAACAACAAGTGA
- a CDS encoding 50S ribosomal protein L35 codes for MAKNKMKTKKAAAKRFQFTATGKVMHKRCNQSTNDALSRSSRRLARAQALDGELTEGDAKQVKVMVPYWKKRK; via the coding sequence GTGGCAAAGAACAAGATGAAGACCAAGAAAGCGGCGGCAAAGCGCTTCCAGTTCACCGCGACCGGCAAGGTCATGCACAAGCGGTGCAACCAGAGCACGAATGATGCGCTTTCCCGAAGCTCCAGGCGCCTCGCCCGCGCTCAGGCACTGGATGGCGAGCTGACCGAAGGAGATGCGAAGCAGGTCAAAGTCATGGTCCCGTACTGGAAGAAGCGGAAGTAA
- a CDS encoding AtpZ/AtpI family protein, which produces MNDEPGRHKEDASFTDVVARKQERKLWARRHRQESLWFGLGMFGLVGWSVSIPTLMGIAIGLWLDSRFPSRFSWTLMLLAGGLMVGCMNAWYWISREREIIERSREDEDRGDDGHDLDD; this is translated from the coding sequence ATGAACGATGAACCCGGACGTCACAAGGAGGACGCGTCATTCACCGATGTGGTTGCCCGCAAGCAAGAGCGGAAGCTCTGGGCCCGCAGACACCGGCAGGAGAGCCTTTGGTTCGGGCTGGGGATGTTCGGACTAGTGGGCTGGTCGGTGAGCATACCCACGCTCATGGGCATCGCCATCGGGCTATGGCTGGACAGCCGCTTTCCCAGTCGGTTCTCCTGGACCCTCATGCTCCTGGCGGGAGGGCTCATGGTCGGCTGCATGAACGCCTGGTACTGGATCAGCCGCGAACGGGAAATCATCGAACGCTCGCGGGAAGATGAAGACCGCGGCGATGACGGGCATGATCTGGATGATTGA
- a CDS encoding RNA methyltransferase, protein MSPTVRIDSPRNPRIKLARSLHSPKGRRETDLYLVEGPGAVAEALLYAPGIEWVAWCPDLCDAVGDELADAALQAKLEVLECTREAFEALSDTRSPQGIAAVLRIMPQGLEAIDISAGGAVLVVHDLRDPGNLGTIIRSADAFGAVGVILTGSCADPFEPKVVRATAGSFFHLPVVEAEWEQVAGWARDLKVSIYATTLEASHAIGKVGIPKRVALVIGNEAHGLPQSILQDATYTVTIPMSGRAESLNAAVAAGIVLFEAQRQRLAG, encoded by the coding sequence GTGAGTCCGACCGTGCGCATTGATAGCCCGCGCAACCCGAGAATCAAGTTGGCCCGGTCACTCCATTCCCCGAAGGGGCGCAGAGAGACCGATCTGTACCTCGTAGAAGGCCCGGGCGCCGTGGCCGAAGCGCTCCTTTATGCCCCAGGCATCGAGTGGGTCGCCTGGTGTCCGGACCTGTGCGATGCGGTCGGCGACGAGCTTGCCGACGCGGCGTTGCAGGCGAAACTGGAAGTGCTGGAATGCACCCGCGAGGCTTTCGAGGCGCTCAGTGACACCCGCAGCCCCCAGGGCATTGCGGCGGTTCTGCGGATCATGCCCCAAGGCCTGGAAGCGATTGACATTTCAGCCGGCGGCGCGGTGCTGGTAGTCCACGATCTGCGCGATCCGGGGAACCTGGGCACAATCATCCGTTCTGCAGATGCCTTCGGAGCCGTGGGCGTGATCCTGACAGGATCGTGTGCCGATCCCTTCGAGCCGAAAGTGGTCCGGGCAACTGCGGGGTCGTTCTTTCACCTGCCGGTGGTGGAGGCAGAGTGGGAACAGGTCGCGGGATGGGCGCGAGACCTGAAGGTGAGCATCTACGCCACGACGCTGGAGGCGTCGCACGCCATCGGCAAGGTGGGTATCCCGAAACGGGTCGCCCTGGTGATCGGCAATGAGGCCCATGGTTTGCCCCAGTCCATCTTGCAGGATGCGACCTACACGGTTACAATACCCATGTCCGGTCGCGCCGAGAGCCTCAATGCGGCGGTGGCGGCCGGCATCGTTTTGTTCGAAGCTCAGCGTCAGAGACTCGCGGGCTGA
- a CDS encoding PEP-CTERM sorting domain-containing protein — MVSLYDGTEIKAWFGILHTWVSPVHYRFAIAGVILLAVSLPATADILWDQPVGAMPAIISTRNNVFPTRSAYGFDDFEVNSGGWWEVDKVTLYGAGGLLPNSVHLAFPSAPNASAITTTYPGTVVGGNLEFNLGGMKFYSGHYWLSGFIVRGGQGSSNWTWKTRQQALLDPAWWHNPGNYYGLGTNPLPISTLLDLEEEEGDFAFRIEGKDVPEPGTFALLGLGLAGLSVYRRRKTS; from the coding sequence ATGGTCAGCCTGTATGATGGTACAGAAATCAAGGCGTGGTTCGGAATACTCCATACTTGGGTGAGCCCGGTGCATTACAGGTTCGCAATTGCAGGCGTCATTCTCCTGGCAGTCTCACTGCCTGCCACCGCTGATATTTTGTGGGATCAGCCTGTCGGAGCGATGCCGGCAATCATCAGCACCCGAAACAACGTCTTTCCCACGCGCAGCGCCTACGGTTTTGACGACTTCGAGGTGAACTCGGGTGGCTGGTGGGAGGTCGACAAGGTCACGCTTTACGGGGCGGGTGGCCTCCTTCCGAACAGCGTGCACTTGGCATTCCCCTCAGCGCCGAATGCGAGCGCCATCACGACAACCTATCCCGGCACAGTTGTAGGGGGGAACCTGGAGTTCAACCTGGGCGGCATGAAGTTTTACAGCGGTCATTACTGGTTGAGCGGGTTCATCGTGCGCGGCGGCCAAGGCTCGTCCAATTGGACCTGGAAAACCAGGCAACAGGCGCTGTTGGACCCGGCATGGTGGCACAATCCCGGCAACTATTACGGCCTGGGCACCAATCCGCTCCCGATAAGCACGCTGCTGGATCTCGAGGAGGAAGAGGGTGACTTCGCCTTTCGCATCGAAGGCAAGGACGTTCCTGAGCCCGGTACTTTCGCACTGCTCGGACTGGGACTCGCCGGCTTGAGCGTCTACCGCCGCCGCAAGACCAGCTAA
- a CDS encoding F0F1 ATP synthase subunit beta: protein MISHERNGPENIGSVLRVRGSVVDVRFPHRIPPLRTRLIAGDRGHIVIEVAAHVSSDTIRGIALTLTQGLQRGAKVVDTGEPITVPVGAQLLGRAFNVFGDVIDGGGDLEGFEQRSIHQSPVSLADQATRSEPFLTGIKAIDILAPLERGGKAGLFGGAGVGKTVLITELIHNIVEQHRGVSIFCGIGERCREAEELYRELKDAGVLDNTVMVFGQMNEPPGARFRVGHAALTMAEHFRDRERQDVLLLIDNIFRFIQAGQEVSGLMGQLPSRVGYQPTLATDLAELEERICNTRAGAITSIQAVYVPADDFTDPAAVHTFGHLSASIVLSRKRAREGLYPAIDPLDSTSNMLTPIGVGKHHYETAQAIRATLATYEELKDIIAMLGLEELSERDRRTVYRARRLERFLTQPFFTTTQFTGMEGRFVALENALEGCQRILNDEFSDRPERVLYMIGDIDEAEKDVA from the coding sequence ATGATATCGCATGAGAGAAACGGCCCGGAAAACATCGGTAGCGTCCTGCGCGTCCGTGGCAGCGTTGTAGACGTGCGGTTTCCCCACCGAATTCCCCCACTTAGAACCAGGCTGATAGCAGGAGACCGTGGTCACATCGTGATTGAAGTTGCTGCGCATGTTTCTTCGGACACGATCCGGGGCATCGCTCTGACGCTCACCCAGGGGCTGCAGCGCGGGGCCAAAGTGGTGGATACCGGCGAACCGATCACGGTCCCGGTAGGAGCGCAACTGCTGGGCCGGGCCTTCAATGTGTTCGGAGACGTGATCGACGGTGGCGGCGATCTCGAGGGCTTCGAGCAGCGTTCAATACATCAGTCCCCCGTGAGCTTGGCGGACCAGGCTACGCGCTCCGAACCTTTCCTGACCGGGATCAAGGCTATCGACATCCTCGCGCCACTGGAACGTGGCGGGAAGGCCGGGCTTTTCGGTGGAGCAGGTGTGGGCAAGACGGTGCTCATCACCGAACTCATCCACAATATCGTGGAGCAGCACCGGGGCGTCAGCATCTTCTGCGGTATCGGCGAGCGCTGCCGCGAGGCGGAAGAACTGTACCGCGAACTGAAGGACGCGGGAGTGCTGGACAACACGGTGATGGTTTTCGGCCAGATGAATGAGCCACCGGGCGCCCGGTTCCGAGTCGGCCATGCCGCACTCACCATGGCTGAGCACTTCCGTGACCGGGAGCGCCAGGATGTGCTCCTGCTGATCGACAATATCTTCCGGTTCATCCAGGCGGGCCAGGAAGTCTCCGGACTCATGGGCCAGTTGCCCTCGCGCGTGGGATACCAGCCCACCCTCGCCACCGATCTGGCAGAACTTGAGGAGCGCATCTGCAACACCCGCGCCGGCGCGATCACCTCGATCCAGGCAGTCTACGTTCCCGCCGACGACTTTACGGACCCTGCCGCCGTTCACACCTTCGGGCACCTGTCGGCATCGATCGTGCTGTCGCGCAAGCGGGCACGCGAGGGCCTCTACCCCGCCATCGACCCGCTCGATTCGACTTCCAACATGCTGACGCCCATCGGGGTGGGCAAGCATCACTACGAGACCGCTCAGGCGATCCGCGCAACTCTGGCGACGTACGAGGAGCTCAAGGACATCATCGCCATGCTGGGGCTGGAGGAGCTGTCAGAACGTGACCGGCGCACGGTATACCGCGCCCGGCGACTGGAGCGCTTCCTGACGCAGCCTTTTTTCACGACCACCCAGTTCACCGGCATGGAGGGCCGCTTCGTGGCGCTTGAGAACGCTCTCGAAGGCTGCCAGCGGATACTCAACGACGAGTTCAGCGACCGCCCCGAAAGGGTGCTGTACATGATCGGCGATATTGACGAGGCCGAGAAAGATGTTGCTTAG
- a CDS encoding F0F1 ATP synthase subunit A translates to MQVTPDDVIFWQSGAITISATLVFTWAVMALLVVGSWLITRRLTPEAEMSPGQNMLEVIVGAMQAQIREVSRQDPAPYLPFIGTLFLFILTCNLLSVIPGYQAPTGSLTTTAALAACVFVAVPIHGISKQGLRGYLRQYLEPTVVMLPFNIFGELSRTLALAVRLFGNAMSGSMIGGILLLIAPLFVPILAHALGLLTGAVQAYIFSILAMVYIGSATRAHERRRDDEPKGDG, encoded by the coding sequence GTGCAGGTGACTCCCGATGACGTCATCTTCTGGCAGAGCGGCGCCATCACTATCAGCGCCACTCTCGTCTTCACCTGGGCGGTGATGGCCCTGCTGGTCGTCGGCTCGTGGCTGATCACGCGGCGTCTCACTCCCGAGGCAGAGATGAGCCCCGGCCAGAACATGCTGGAAGTCATTGTCGGCGCCATGCAAGCGCAGATCCGCGAGGTCAGCCGGCAGGACCCCGCCCCTTACCTGCCATTCATCGGAACGCTTTTCCTCTTCATCCTGACCTGCAACTTGCTCTCGGTCATCCCGGGCTACCAGGCCCCGACCGGGTCGCTCACGACAACGGCCGCCTTGGCCGCGTGCGTCTTTGTGGCCGTGCCCATCCACGGGATCAGCAAGCAGGGCCTTCGAGGCTATCTGCGCCAGTACCTCGAGCCAACCGTGGTGATGCTGCCCTTCAATATCTTCGGCGAACTCTCGCGCACCCTGGCGTTGGCGGTCAGGTTGTTCGGCAACGCGATGAGCGGGTCAATGATCGGAGGCATCCTCCTGTTGATCGCGCCGCTTTTCGTTCCCATCCTCGCACACGCCCTCGGACTGCTGACCGGCGCTGTCCAGGCGTATATATTCTCGATTCTCGCAATGGTGTACATCGGTTCGGCCACCCGGGCCCACGAACGCCGCCGGGACGACGAACCCAAAGGAGATGGTTGA
- a CDS encoding translation initiation factor IF-3: MDPRAYRVNERIRARQVRVIDESGEQLGIMSVEDARRKAEERELDLIEVAPNAKPPVCRIMDYGKFRYDARKKAKEAQRKQKQTEVKMVRVRPNTGGHDLTFKMRNARKFLIKGNKVKFNVIFRGPELRHKEIGQHQLEVFIEGCKDIAQVDQPPRMEGRRMTMILEPRPDLEAILKKMEEAGQPEPALDEEGVEDLEDDLDEDDDGDDRDGNADDDTGDAHEPDEQPTNEAGVPAEDA; encoded by the coding sequence ATAGATCCACGGGCTTATCGGGTGAATGAGAGGATACGCGCCAGGCAAGTGCGAGTGATTGATGAAAGTGGCGAGCAGTTGGGAATCATGAGCGTTGAAGACGCCCGGCGCAAGGCGGAGGAGCGCGAGCTCGATCTCATCGAAGTGGCACCCAATGCCAAACCCCCGGTCTGCCGTATCATGGACTACGGCAAGTTCCGGTACGATGCGCGCAAGAAGGCCAAGGAAGCTCAGCGCAAGCAGAAGCAGACTGAAGTCAAGATGGTTCGGGTCCGGCCCAATACCGGCGGCCACGACTTGACCTTTAAAATGCGAAACGCGCGCAAGTTCCTTATCAAGGGAAACAAGGTCAAGTTCAACGTGATCTTCCGGGGGCCCGAACTCCGACACAAGGAAATCGGCCAGCACCAGCTGGAAGTGTTTATAGAGGGCTGCAAGGACATCGCGCAGGTTGACCAGCCACCGAGGATGGAAGGCCGGCGCATGACGATGATCCTCGAGCCCAGACCGGACCTGGAAGCGATCCTGAAGAAGATGGAAGAGGCTGGGCAGCCGGAACCCGCGCTGGATGAGGAAGGCGTCGAGGACCTCGAGGACGATCTGGACGAGGACGACGATGGGGACGACCGGGATGGGAACGCTGACGATGATACCGGCGACGCCCACGAGCCTGACGAACAGCCCACGAACGAAGCCGGGGTTCCTGCCGAAGACGCATAA
- a CDS encoding F0F1 ATP synthase subunit epsilon: MLLRVLVPTRVLVEEEVTKVIAEALNGSFCLLPLHIDFVSALAPGILSYHTRDGEEHFVAVNEGLLVKAGEEVTISSREAIPGDDLESLRALVQKEAAEMQEREASMRAALSKLTTSLVRGLRELGDAGHER, encoded by the coding sequence ATGTTGCTTAGGGTCCTGGTGCCAACGCGGGTGCTGGTGGAGGAAGAGGTCACAAAGGTGATCGCCGAGGCCCTCAACGGATCCTTCTGCCTGCTGCCGCTCCATATCGATTTCGTCTCGGCGCTGGCGCCCGGGATACTGTCATACCACACGCGCGACGGGGAGGAGCATTTCGTGGCGGTCAATGAAGGCCTGCTGGTCAAGGCGGGCGAGGAGGTCACGATCTCCAGCCGGGAGGCGATCCCGGGCGATGATCTCGAAAGCCTTCGCGCCCTGGTGCAGAAGGAAGCCGCCGAAATGCAGGAACGCGAAGCATCCATGCGCGCCGCCCTGTCGAAGCTCACCACAAGTCTCGTACGGGGACTGCGCGAACTGGGAGATGCCGGGCATGAACGATGA
- a CDS encoding ATP synthase subunit I yields the protein MIDLLRIGLAAVAGLALGAAYFVGLWWTVRKITSQDSPGMLVLFSFLVRNVAVAAGFVFASGGTWQGLAACLAGFVVARVVMVRLLAERLSPQARDRI from the coding sequence ATGATTGATCTCCTGCGGATCGGGCTGGCCGCCGTGGCCGGGCTGGCACTGGGCGCCGCCTACTTCGTCGGCCTGTGGTGGACGGTGCGCAAGATCACGTCCCAGGATTCGCCGGGCATGCTGGTGCTGTTCAGCTTCCTGGTGAGGAACGTCGCGGTTGCGGCCGGGTTCGTTTTCGCATCCGGCGGAACGTGGCAGGGGCTTGCGGCCTGCCTGGCAGGTTTTGTGGTGGCCCGCGTCGTGATGGTGAGGCTACTCGCGGAGAGACTCTCGCCGCAAGCGCGAGATCGCATTTAG
- the pheS gene encoding phenylalanine--tRNA ligase subunit alpha produces the protein MEETLRQMQVEAEEAMRSATTQQALDEVRALYLGRKGKLRQIRQSIGQLSEEERPRVGQLCNDVQKALERVLASRQQELEGAASELAQASETLDVTLPGRAPRIGRRHPLLDVIETTVDIFLGLGFQVAEGPEVENHYYSWDALNYPPDHPAMDEQMTFYIADDVMMRSQTSTVQIRYMQSHEPPVRVVVPGRCFRRDTVDATHCHTFHQIEGLLVDEGVTMADLRGTLEAFARGMYGEGTRVRFRPDFFPFTEPSAEFALSCAMCGGDGCRVCSNTGWLEVGGCGMVDPNVLRNVGYDPERYTGFAFGFGLERITMLRHAIDDIRLLYSGDMRFLAQF, from the coding sequence ATGGAAGAGACACTCCGACAGATGCAGGTTGAAGCCGAGGAGGCGATGCGCTCGGCAACAACCCAGCAGGCGCTGGACGAAGTGCGCGCCCTCTACCTGGGCCGCAAGGGCAAGTTGAGGCAGATCCGGCAGTCTATCGGCCAGCTCTCCGAAGAAGAGCGGCCGCGGGTGGGGCAACTGTGCAATGACGTGCAGAAGGCGCTGGAGCGCGTCTTGGCATCCCGGCAGCAGGAACTCGAAGGCGCTGCCTCCGAACTGGCGCAGGCCTCGGAGACGCTGGATGTCACCCTCCCGGGGAGGGCGCCTCGCATCGGTCGCCGCCACCCGTTGCTGGATGTCATCGAGACCACCGTGGATATTTTCCTCGGCCTCGGGTTCCAGGTGGCGGAAGGACCGGAGGTCGAGAATCACTACTACAGCTGGGATGCGCTCAATTATCCGCCGGATCATCCGGCGATGGATGAGCAGATGACCTTCTACATCGCGGACGATGTGATGATGCGCAGCCAGACCAGCACCGTGCAGATCCGCTATATGCAGTCTCATGAGCCTCCGGTTCGCGTAGTGGTTCCGGGCCGGTGCTTCAGGCGCGATACGGTGGACGCCACCCATTGCCATACCTTCCATCAAATCGAGGGGCTGCTGGTGGACGAGGGCGTGACCATGGCCGACCTGCGCGGCACCCTGGAGGCCTTCGCACGAGGGATGTACGGCGAAGGCACCCGGGTGCGATTCCGGCCCGACTTCTTCCCCTTCACTGAACCTAGCGCCGAGTTCGCCCTGAGTTGCGCCATGTGTGGCGGCGACGGTTGCCGAGTGTGTTCGAACACGGGCTGGCTGGAAGTGGGCGGTTGCGGCATGGTCGACCCCAACGTGCTGCGCAATGTGGGTTATGACCCCGAGCGCTACACCGGTTTCGCTTTCGGGTTCGGGCTGGAGCGCATCACTATGCTGCGCCATGCCATCGATGACATTCGCCTGCTTTACAGCGGCGACATGCGGTTCCTGGCCCAGTTCTGA
- the rplT gene encoding 50S ribosomal protein L20 — protein sequence MPRVKRGFVARRRRKKILKAAKGFVGGRRTLFKTAKETVMRGRNYAYRDRRVRKRQIRGLWIARINAAVRAHGMNYSTFANGLKKANIVLNRKMLAQLAYDDPQAFAAVVEQVKAALA from the coding sequence ATGCCCAGAGTGAAGAGGGGTTTCGTCGCCCGCCGTCGTCGCAAGAAGATCCTGAAAGCCGCCAAGGGTTTCGTGGGCGGCCGCCGGACGCTGTTCAAGACTGCGAAGGAAACGGTGATGCGTGGCCGCAATTACGCGTACCGTGACCGCCGCGTGCGCAAGCGCCAGATCCGGGGCCTGTGGATCGCCCGCATCAACGCCGCTGTCCGCGCCCACGGGATGAACTACAGCACCTTCGCCAATGGCCTGAAGAAGGCGAACATCGTCCTGAACCGCAAGATGCTGGCACAGCTTGCCTACGATGATCCGCAGGCGTTTGCGGCTGTCGTGGAGCAGGTAAAGGCCGCGCTCGCCTGA